A genomic region of bacterium contains the following coding sequences:
- a CDS encoding GntR family transcriptional regulator — protein sequence MNVSTVDRRRPDKLYAQLLQILRRPIERGEWKDGERIPTEDDLCVRYGVSKTTVRSAIEELVAMGYLQKVQGKGTFVRRRIPEECIRMAIHLNAERMEFSVAPRYQVLERATVPPPADVADHLSLGAADECWHLARLAVLHGLPLALERLYVPCRASVRDVGERGATAPLSACVEARCAARIQRLREKTDLRVPVERDAALLGISPGVPALRIRHFFYLGAERPVACAETLRCLDRCDRILEFERL from the coding sequence GTGAACGTGAGCACGGTGGATCGGCGGCGTCCCGACAAGCTCTACGCCCAGCTTCTCCAGATCCTGCGGAGGCCGATCGAGCGCGGCGAATGGAAGGACGGAGAGCGGATCCCCACCGAGGACGACCTGTGCGTCCGCTACGGCGTCAGCAAGACCACCGTCAGGTCGGCGATCGAGGAGTTGGTCGCCATGGGATACCTCCAGAAGGTCCAGGGGAAGGGGACGTTCGTCAGACGGAGGATTCCCGAGGAGTGCATCCGGATGGCGATCCACCTGAACGCCGAGCGCATGGAGTTCAGCGTCGCGCCGCGGTACCAGGTGCTCGAGCGCGCCACGGTCCCGCCCCCCGCCGACGTCGCCGACCACCTGAGCCTGGGCGCGGCGGATGAGTGCTGGCATCTCGCGCGGCTGGCGGTCCTGCACGGCCTGCCCCTCGCGCTGGAGCGGCTGTACGTCCCCTGTCGCGCCAGCGTGCGCGACGTCGGCGAGCGCGGCGCCACGGCACCCCTCTCCGCCTGCGTCGAGGCGCGGTGCGCCGCGCGGATCCAGCGGCTGCGCGAGAAGACCGATCTGCGGGTCCCGGTCGAACGCGACGCCGCGCTGCTGGGGATCAGCCCCGGTGTCCCGGCGCTGCGGATCAGGCACTTCTTCTACCTCGGAGCGGAGCGCCCGGTCGCCTGCGCGGAGACGCTGCGGTGCCTGGACCGCTGCGACCGGATTCTCGAGTTCGAGCGGCTGTGA